The nucleotide sequence CCCAGTTTCAAGCTATACTGAAAAGTCATATTCTAGAAATTACCTAGATTTTTCAAAAAACTTAAACAAAAGCCAGATATGGATAGAACTTTACATCAATTAACCGTATTAGCCGCTAGTGGTGTTATCATGCTGATTGCTTTATCAGCCGGGTTGTCTTCTACCCACAGCAATTATGGAAGTCAAGTCACTCAACCCACCACAGCCATTGCAGAAAATCTAAACCGTTAACCGCTCCCACGCCCCAAGAGTGAGCTTCGATAGCGTTTGTTAGAGGCTTGATTTTGTTAAAATTTAACTTTAGAGCGAAATTCTAACATCATGCCTAACCAAGTTGTCGAAATTTTATCGGCTGAAGAAATTCGTCGCACTCTTACCCGTTTAGCTTCTCAAGTGATAGAAAAATCCGGAGATCTCTCTCAACTGGTGCTAGTGGGAATCTACACTAGAGGCGTTCCTCTAGCTCATCTGTTAGCCAGTCAAATCGAAATGTTAGAAAAGATCAAGGTGGCGGTGGGAGCTATCGATGTCACCTTTTATCGGGACGACTTAGACCGCATTAAAACCAGAACCCCCGCTAAAACGAAAATTCCTTTTGATTTAACCGGTAAAACCGTCGTTTTAGTCGATGATGTCATTTATAAAGGACGAACCATTAGAGCGGCTTTAAATGCTGTAACCGAATATGGAAGACCCTCAGTGATTCGACTCTTAGCGCTGGTAGACCGAGGACATCGGGAATTACCGATCCACCCTGATTATACCGGCAAAAAACTTCCCACTGCTTCTGAAGAACAGGTAAAGGTTTATCTTCAAGAAGTGGATGGACGAGATCGAGTAGAGTTATTAAAATAATTGACATTGTTGATAATACTCAAGCAATAAATTGCCGGCTTCGGTTAAATTACAGCCAAAGGCCATAACCCCTTCCCAATGACCACTCATCACTAAAATTTTGGCTTCTTTCAAATTTCCTAGTTGACACAGACGGATAATTTCTTGGGCCATTTCAGGCGTTCCATAAGCAATATCTTTAGCCGTTGTGGGAACTTTATCCATTAACGTTTGCCAAAGTTTGAGGTGATGAACATGAATAACTGCATTAATATGAGGGTTAGCTGTATAGACGGCGGCATGGGTTAAAGCTTCTGAAGAGGCTTGAATGGAACCGCGACAAATTAACCAGTTTTTTTCCCAGTCATAATCTATTACTCGGGTATAATGTTGTTCATTTAACTCAGGTATTCCGCCGGTTTTTGTGCCTGAAATAATGAATTGATGCTCCTGATCTAAACAACGAATACTCACATTGCCAAATCCAATCCCGTTATCATATTGACCAATTAAACCCAGTTGAAATAACTTATGCCGCCATTGATTGAGTTCTTCAATTTGTTCAAAAGTGACTGAAGGACTATCAAGCCATTCACAGTGATATTTAACGTAACCTTCATCAATCATTTTTAACCTTGTTATTACATCCATTCCTTAGTCAATCCTAAAATATCTAGGGCGATGCTGCTGGTTTAAATTTTAATAAGGTGGGTAATTAGCCCACCTAACCGACTTAAGGAAAATTTTATCTGAGTAATTTCCGAGTTTTATTTAGCTTTTAGCTTACGCTTGAAGAATGCACCAAAGCCCATAGCACATCCTGCACCAAGGAGGGTTAAAGGTTCTGGAACCGCAGTAGTCAATAACCCTAATTGTCCTCCCTCTACTAGGTTATAGGTGGCAATATTGCCCCCTTTTAGAGTATGAGCTTGAATATCAAAGATCAACACCTTTTCTCCAGGTTTAGTGTCAAATAAATGGGTGACATCTAATACCCCCGAAGATTCCCACTCGGCTAAAGTAGCGGGATCTGGATTAGTTAATTGAGCAACCCGTGTTAATTTGCCTGTAGTAGGGTTAATTTGCCAGATAGAGGGCTGTTGTTGGGAAGTCGCTCCAAATCCTGAAACGGCGGGGTCTTCTTGAACATAGATCAAACCATCATCAGCCCAATCTAGGTTATCTGGACTCCGTAGTCCATAATCAGGACCAGGAAATTGACCTTTACCAGCATCGTCTCCATCATAAAGAATGTTGAGATTGGCTGTAGAGGCGTTTGTATCGAGTTGTCCATTAATATCAAAGACCAACTGGTTGTCTAAGATATAAGTATCTCCCCACAGATCACTCGGGTAAAGACTGTTACCAGTAGCGTTAAAAGCCGCCTGAGTTCCATTATTAGGATTAGTGGTTAAGTCTTCATTGCGAGCAAAGGAAAAGCCGCCTTGATTATCGGCTTGAGTGCGTAAAGTGTTGGCACTAGCATAACCATTAACATAGCCAGTTCCGGACCCTTGGTTAGCGAGTTCTACCCATTGCCCATTGAGGGAGTTACCTGTGCCGTTAAATTGGCTAGGGTCCAATGCTCCTGTGTTGGATTTCCAAGCATAAAGCTTTCCTTGCTTTAGACCATTGCGATCTAAGAAGCTTCCATCACCTGCACCACCTTTTTTACCCACATACAGGTATAGGGGAGCGCCTGTGGTATCATCTCCACCGAGCAAGGCCACAACATCGGTTCGACCAGTATTGAGTTCTGTCCAGTTTTCCCAAGCACCCCGTCCCATTTGCGGAACTGCCCAGAGATTCCCACCAGCAACATCAAGCGCCCATTGAGTACCGTTGGAGGTTTCTTCGCCGGCAAAGTAAATCGTGTCTTCAAATCCTATTCCATTGCCAAAGCTATATCTTCCAAAAGCACTCCCTGAACAAAAGCGATCTAAACTGGTACGAGACGATAAAATACCATCCTTAAATTGGGAGGTGTTGGTAATCAGGTTGTAATTGCGATCGTAGATAGCATTATAAGCTAGACCCGCATTGACAATTTGGCGCGTGGTTTTGTCAATATCAAAGTAGCTAATTCTGGCACCACCATTAATGGTGAGTCCTCCGTTATTTACCTTGTAGGATGCACCTGTACCTGCTGAGAGTTCATGGTTAACTAAAACCCGAACTAAATTAGAATTTAGTCCGATGGTTGTTCCATCAACGGCCCCAATTCCATCGAGAATCCCTACAGGAGTATATCCATTAACCGTGTCTCCAACGGTGAACAAAGGATCATATTTCCAACCGTTTAATCCTGTCGCTTGAGCAGGGGCACTGGTGGTAAAAGCCGCTCTAGCTATTTCTTGGTGGAGAAATATAGCGGTTATTCCTAAAAAGAGTGCGGTGGCGGGTAGGAAGTGAAAAAGTTTAAAATGTGATGAAGTCATTTAATGAAATTCCTCTAGGCTAATCAGCTTTTTTCAAGCCAACTCTAAAGAGGCTAGAGGTTTTTGGTTAATAATGGGTTATTAAAGCTATAAAAATGATTTAAGATTTAAAAAATGTAATAAAAATTTAACGATTATTTTTTGAATGATTCGCTTGTAACATTTGTAACTCTTCTCCTTGACATTTCGGGCAAAATGGATATTATATAAAACATCATCTAGCCGTCTATTTAATAATTGGTCAAATTGTTCATGAATAAAAAATTAATAAAAAAGTCATTGCCAGAAAACAATTCTAATTTATCAGCCACCTTTTCCCCAGATTTTAATTCTCTTATTGAGCCATTAATTAATCTTGTATCTGAGGCAAATTTAAAAAAGGCTTTAAAGCAAAGTATAATAGACTCTGAGCTTTCCCTTAGAAAAATTGAAAAGTGTTTCAACTATCTATCAAGCTGTCAATGGTCTAAAGAATTCTTGGCGCTGTTTTTCAATTCTTGGAAATCAACCCATTTAAAGATGTTAGCAATTTATGCGCTTTCCTGCCGTTTGCAGAGATTAGCATTAAGTTCAGAAGCGGATAGACAACAACTATTTTTTCTCGCAGCAAGTTACAATGCGGCAACCAGTTACGAAGATTTAGGGTTAGATTTTCAAGGGGTTACCCATGCTCAACTTTATGATCAGTTGGCAGGATTTTTTTTAGGGGATTTTCCTTGGCAATTAGATTACTATTGTCTTCCTGTAGCAAGGGAGTTTAAAAACTGGATATACCAGAATATGGTCTTGGATGATATTGGCACAGGGTTACTTACTAATATCTTTTCAGAGATCTATAATCATTGTGAATATAGTATAGCGCTGCATCATTTTTCTAACTTCATTGATCGCTATTATGTTTGTTCAGAAGCTGAGAAAGATAAACATCTTTGTTATATCAAAGCTCATGTAATCAATGAGACAGAAATTGATCATTTCTTGGTTGTGTTTAAAGCTTTAGAGGCTTATAACCAAGCAACCGATCAGAAAATCAATTATCAACAAGCCAGAGCAATTTTTACCACTTACCTTACCCGTGTGGGAATGATCATGGAATTATTAACTGAAAAGATGAAAAAACAAATAAATGCAGCTACTTAACTGTACCTTGGGTCTTAAACCACAGCCAATTTACAAAATTCATCAACTTTGGACTTGATTTAGTTCCAGTTATTTAGCTTTCATTTAATCATTTTCATCAAAGTAAAGCTTTCATTAAGGCTTGAAATTTCAGTTGTATTTCAGCTAGTTCTTTGTCTGGATCTGAACCTGCAACGATACCAGCACCGGCGTAGAGTCGGGCGTGATTATCCTCAATTAAAGCTGAGCGAATTCCGACAATAAATTCACTATTTCCCTGAGAATCTATCCACCCCAAAGGCGCGGCATAAAGTCCTCGATCAAATGTTTCATAATGACGAATTTGTTCACAGGCAATTTCTGTAGGAACGCCCGCAACCGCAGGAGTAGGGTGAAGTTGAGCAACTATTTGTAAGGGGTGTATATGGGGTTTGAGATGAGCGTAAATAGGAGTCCATAAATGCTGAATATTGGATAATTTTAACAGTTTTAAGGGAGAACAATGAGGTGCTAATCCCAGTTTGAAAAGTCGCTGAGTAATAAATTCACTAACAGCCTGATGTTCCCTTCTTTCTTTTTCATTTCTTAAGAGAGTTTGCGCGATTTTAGCATCTTCTTTAGCCGTTTTTCCTCTCGGGGCTGAACCAGCTAAAGCATCAGTGACTAACTGTTGATTTTGAATACTAATGAGTCGTTCAGGACTCGCGCCAATGAAATGATGACCTTTGCCATTACTGACTGAAAAAGTGTAGCAGTCAGGATAACGCTGACGTAAGTTATTGAGAGAAGAAACGATGGGAAAATTTTCCCTCGAAATTACATTGATCGCATGAGCCAGAACTAACTTACTAAATTGCTGAGATTCAATGGATTTCAACGCCGAAGAAACGGCGGCTTTAAAGTTATAAGACGGATAAAATTCTGCGATTTTTTTCTCATGACTTTTAGCAGGGACTAAACAATTAAATTCGCTAGAATCCTTAATAAATTTACTATGATAATTGATTTGTTCTAACAATAATTTTAAATTTATTTTTGGATTGATTGAACAATTTATGACTAAAATACATTGCTGTTTTTTCTTAATGATTTGAATTTGAGGCAGAAAAATAGTCGCTGAAGGGAAAGGCGTAGTTTCACTTAAATTAGCCTCAAAAAATGTAAAACTGCAAAACCAGTAAGGTTCAGCGTTAAAAATTTCCCCTACTCGTAAAGTATGATTTAAACAATTTTCGATAAACTGTTGGGATTGGCTAAATCGATCAGGAGAATCAAGGGTTAAAGATTTAGTCACTCCATAACCCAAGATCGCCTCTTCTTTACGTCGATTTTCCCAATAAGAATATAACAAATTTGGTTGGATAATTTTCTCCAACACGGCTAAAGGATCTATAGAATTAATTTGTTGGGAAAAACTGACAATTTGTGATTTTCCCTTGCCGGTTGCTTTCTCCTGACAAGCCAAGAGAAACCGATAGAGTGCTTTCTCATCTTGTATAAGATTACCATGATCAGGGACAACTGGCACAGCAGTAGACATCGTAAAGTTATTTATCGTTTTTTCTCTGAGTAGCCACATTAATGCTATGTAAAAAAGAATATCTTATAGGTTTTCAAGGATAAGTATATCCCTTAACAAAGGGACAATGATTAGCCTTCAAATGTTACAACCTCCTGGTTATATTAACTGAGGTGTCGAACAAGTTCGGCACTCCCCTATCTATAGTATCGAAGAAGGGTAAGATAGTCATTAACAACGGTTGAGTAGGTTTTTGCTGTAGGCAATCTCCATCAATAAAATAGAGGGGATTTCATCAGCAATAAAACTTGATTTTCTCCCTTGATATCGACGAGGTTAGACCGTTTGGGTTGTCAGGCTATCAAGTTTTCCAATGGTTGTATTTCTCGGCTCCCAAACACCCTAGCCTATCTCCGGGTTTAGGTAACTTTTGAATGTTAAGTTAACGGTTGTTGCTCTTTGACTGATACAATTTTTGCATTAGAAAAAACTTACATTGTCCATCAGCAGCTTCATGGTGTATTATGACTACAACCCCGATAATTGAACCCTCTAAAAAAAAGTTGTGGCTGGCTGCCATTAAACCCCCAATGTATAGCGTTGCAATTATGCCCATTATCGCTGGAACAGCCATAGCTTTTCGAGAAACTCATCGACTAAATCTCAGCATATTTTTGACCTTTTTAATATCCGCTATTTTAATTTTAGCGTGGGAAAATCTCAGCAATGATGTGTTTGATTCAGAAACCGGCATTGATAAAAATAAAACCCATTCTGTCGTAAATTTAACAGGAAATAAACCCTTAATTTTTGGGTTAAGTAATTTCTGTTTGGGATTAGGAATTT is from Gloeothece verrucosa PCC 7822 and encodes:
- the pyrR gene encoding bifunctional pyr operon transcriptional regulator/uracil phosphoribosyltransferase PyrR, which encodes MPNQVVEILSAEEIRRTLTRLASQVIEKSGDLSQLVLVGIYTRGVPLAHLLASQIEMLEKIKVAVGAIDVTFYRDDLDRIKTRTPAKTKIPFDLTGKTVVLVDDVIYKGRTIRAALNAVTEYGRPSVIRLLALVDRGHRELPIHPDYTGKKLPTASEEQVKVYLQEVDGRDRVELLK
- a CDS encoding class II aldolase/adducin family protein — encoded protein: MIDEGYVKYHCEWLDSPSVTFEQIEELNQWRHKLFQLGLIGQYDNGIGFGNVSIRCLDQEHQFIISGTKTGGIPELNEQHYTRVIDYDWEKNWLICRGSIQASSEALTHAAVYTANPHINAVIHVHHLKLWQTLMDKVPTTAKDIAYGTPEMAQEIIRLCQLGNLKEAKILVMSGHWEGVMAFGCNLTEAGNLLLEYYQQCQLF
- a CDS encoding PEP-CTERM sorting domain-containing protein, with translation MTSSHFKLFHFLPATALFLGITAIFLHQEIARAAFTTSAPAQATGLNGWKYDPLFTVGDTVNGYTPVGILDGIGAVDGTTIGLNSNLVRVLVNHELSAGTGASYKVNNGGLTINGGARISYFDIDKTTRQIVNAGLAYNAIYDRNYNLITNTSQFKDGILSSRTSLDRFCSGSAFGRYSFGNGIGFEDTIYFAGEETSNGTQWALDVAGGNLWAVPQMGRGAWENWTELNTGRTDVVALLGGDDTTGAPLYLYVGKKGGAGDGSFLDRNGLKQGKLYAWKSNTGALDPSQFNGTGNSLNGQWVELANQGSGTGYVNGYASANTLRTQADNQGGFSFARNEDLTTNPNNGTQAAFNATGNSLYPSDLWGDTYILDNQLVFDINGQLDTNASTANLNILYDGDDAGKGQFPGPDYGLRSPDNLDWADDGLIYVQEDPAVSGFGATSQQQPSIWQINPTTGKLTRVAQLTNPDPATLAEWESSGVLDVTHLFDTKPGEKVLIFDIQAHTLKGGNIATYNLVEGGQLGLLTTAVPEPLTLLGAGCAMGFGAFFKRKLKAK
- a CDS encoding isochorismate synthase; the protein is MSTAVPVVPDHGNLIQDEKALYRFLLACQEKATGKGKSQIVSFSQQINSIDPLAVLEKIIQPNLLYSYWENRRKEEAILGYGVTKSLTLDSPDRFSQSQQFIENCLNHTLRVGEIFNAEPYWFCSFTFFEANLSETTPFPSATIFLPQIQIIKKKQQCILVINCSINPKINLKLLLEQINYHSKFIKDSSEFNCLVPAKSHEKKIAEFYPSYNFKAAVSSALKSIESQQFSKLVLAHAINVISRENFPIVSSLNNLRQRYPDCYTFSVSNGKGHHFIGASPERLISIQNQQLVTDALAGSAPRGKTAKEDAKIAQTLLRNEKERREHQAVSEFITQRLFKLGLAPHCSPLKLLKLSNIQHLWTPIYAHLKPHIHPLQIVAQLHPTPAVAGVPTEIACEQIRHYETFDRGLYAAPLGWIDSQGNSEFIVGIRSALIEDNHARLYAGAGIVAGSDPDKELAEIQLKFQALMKALL